In Nonomuraea sp. NBC_00507, the following are encoded in one genomic region:
- the serC gene encoding phosphoserine transaminase, which translates to MADIVIPADIKPADGRFGCGPSKVRTEQLAALAASGASLMGTSHRQKPVKNLVGRVRSGLADLFSLPEGYQVVLGNGGTTAFWDIAAFGLVREKSQHLSFGEFSSKFATVTKKAPWLAEPSVIKSEVGTHPTAVTEEGVDVYALTHNETSTGVAMPIKRVGSDDSLVLVDATSGAGGLPVDITESDVYYFAPQKSFASDGGLWIAIMSPRALARVEEIAASGRYVPEFFSLPVAIDNSGKDQTYNTPAVATLFLLADQLDWMNDNGGLAWTTARTADSASRLYTWAEKSSYTTPFAAPEFRSQVVGTIDFSDDVDAAAVAKVLRANGIVDTEPYRKLGRNQLRIAMFPAIDPADVEALTVCVDYVVERL; encoded by the coding sequence GTGGCTGACATCGTGATTCCCGCTGACATCAAGCCCGCCGACGGCCGATTCGGCTGCGGGCCCTCGAAGGTACGCACCGAGCAACTGGCCGCGCTCGCCGCCTCCGGCGCGAGTCTCATGGGCACCTCCCACCGCCAGAAGCCGGTCAAAAACCTGGTCGGCCGCGTACGCTCCGGACTCGCCGACCTGTTCTCGCTGCCTGAGGGCTACCAGGTCGTGCTGGGCAACGGTGGCACCACGGCGTTCTGGGACATCGCCGCCTTCGGGCTCGTCCGCGAGAAGTCGCAGCACCTGTCGTTCGGCGAGTTCTCCTCGAAGTTCGCCACGGTCACCAAGAAGGCCCCGTGGCTGGCCGAGCCGAGCGTGATCAAGTCCGAGGTCGGCACCCACCCGACCGCGGTGACCGAGGAGGGCGTGGACGTCTACGCGCTCACCCACAACGAGACCTCGACCGGCGTCGCCATGCCGATCAAGCGGGTGGGCTCGGACGACTCGCTCGTGCTCGTGGACGCCACCTCCGGCGCCGGCGGCCTGCCCGTCGACATCACCGAGAGCGACGTCTACTACTTCGCGCCGCAAAAGAGCTTCGCCTCCGACGGCGGCCTGTGGATCGCGATCATGTCGCCGCGCGCCCTGGCCAGGGTCGAGGAGATCGCCGCGAGCGGCCGTTACGTGCCGGAGTTCTTCAGCCTGCCGGTCGCGATCGACAACTCCGGCAAGGACCAGACCTACAACACCCCGGCCGTGGCCACGCTGTTCCTGCTGGCCGACCAGCTCGACTGGATGAACGACAATGGCGGCCTGGCCTGGACCACCGCCCGCACGGCGGACTCCGCCTCGCGCCTCTACACGTGGGCCGAGAAGTCGTCCTACACCACGCCGTTCGCCGCTCCCGAGTTCCGCTCGCAGGTGGTCGGCACGATCGACTTCTCCGACGACGTGGACGCCGCGGCCGTGGCCAAGGTGCTGCGCGCCAACGGCATCGTCGACACCGAGCCCTACCGCAAGCTGGGCCGCAACCAGCTGCGCATCGCGATGTTCCCGGCCATCGACCCGGCCGACGTCGAGGCGCTGACGGTGTGCGTCGACTACGTGGTCGAGCGTCTCTGA
- a CDS encoding BlaI/MecI/CopY family transcriptional regulator, with the protein MASQTVAERLVKKGLLVRTPYRNAFRYAAAKSRDEQVSDLMLEALAASTDRLPVLARFAQSVAEEDALALMAELRRRQRRSTT; encoded by the coding sequence TTGGCGAGCCAGACCGTGGCCGAGCGGCTGGTGAAGAAGGGCCTGCTCGTGCGCACGCCATATCGCAACGCCTTCAGGTATGCCGCGGCCAAGTCGAGGGATGAGCAGGTCAGCGACCTCATGCTGGAAGCGCTCGCGGCCAGCACCGACCGGCTGCCGGTGCTGGCGAGGTTCGCGCAGAGCGTCGCGGAGGAGGACGCGCTCGCCCTCATGGCAGAGCTACGTCGTCGTCAGAGACGCTCGACCACGTAG
- a CDS encoding TIGR00645 family protein — MPDIPPFGQGTVRPKSLGYLMFASRWLQVPLYLGLIVAQAVYVWQFVLELWHLIETVFLHAAPASAGTPSAEVVVMLTVLGLIDVVMISNLLIMVIIGGYETFVSRINLNDHPDEPEWLSHVNANVLKVKLATAIIGISSVHLLQTFIRAQSTPNDKIMWQTIIHLAFVASAVGLAFIDRLLSASPAEHTRSHI, encoded by the coding sequence TTGCCCGACATCCCCCCATTCGGCCAGGGAACCGTGCGCCCCAAGAGCCTCGGTTATCTGATGTTCGCCAGCCGCTGGCTCCAGGTGCCGCTCTACCTGGGCCTGATCGTGGCGCAGGCGGTGTACGTGTGGCAGTTCGTGCTGGAGCTCTGGCACCTGATCGAGACGGTGTTCCTGCACGCCGCCCCGGCGTCGGCGGGCACGCCGTCCGCCGAGGTCGTGGTGATGCTCACCGTCCTGGGCCTCATCGACGTGGTGATGATCTCCAATCTGCTGATCATGGTGATCATCGGCGGTTACGAGACGTTCGTCTCCCGCATCAACCTCAACGACCATCCCGACGAGCCGGAGTGGCTCTCCCACGTCAACGCCAACGTGCTAAAGGTCAAGCTGGCCACGGCCATCATCGGCATCTCATCGGTGCATCTGCTGCAGACCTTCATCCGGGCGCAGTCGACGCCCAACGACAAGATCATGTGGCAGACGATCATCCACCTGGCGTTCGTGGCCTCCGCCGTGGGGCTGGCCTTCATCGACCGCCTGCTCTCGGCCTCCCCGGCCGAGCACACGCGGTCACATATTTAG
- a CDS encoding rhomboid family intramembrane serine protease, which produces MSDYSGSPRFESAKRGAGALLSGALSAFIIVVGMLVVMWVVEGVDYVLNGALDQFGILGWDPEGLVGILFAPFLHGGFGHLMANSVPLLVLGFLAGLRDVRKFLWASLIIIVIGGLGTWLTSPAVYTVGASGLVFGYFGYILARGVFDRRLLDIVIAVGVGIVYYGILAGLLPNQEGISWQGHLFGLVGGVVAGWVLRRKRALNM; this is translated from the coding sequence ATGAGCGACTATTCGGGTTCGCCGAGGTTCGAGTCCGCCAAACGTGGCGCCGGAGCCCTTCTCTCTGGTGCGTTGAGCGCCTTCATCATCGTGGTCGGCATGCTCGTCGTGATGTGGGTCGTCGAGGGCGTCGACTACGTGCTCAACGGCGCGCTCGACCAGTTCGGCATCCTCGGCTGGGATCCCGAAGGGCTGGTCGGCATCCTGTTCGCGCCCTTCCTGCACGGCGGCTTCGGCCACCTCATGGCCAACTCGGTGCCCCTGCTGGTGCTCGGCTTCCTGGCCGGGCTGCGTGACGTGCGCAAGTTCCTGTGGGCCAGCCTGATCATCATCGTGATCGGCGGGCTCGGCACCTGGCTGACCAGCCCCGCCGTCTACACGGTCGGGGCGAGCGGGCTGGTGTTCGGCTACTTCGGCTACATCCTGGCCAGGGGCGTGTTCGACCGGCGGCTGCTCGACATCGTCATCGCCGTGGGCGTGGGCATCGTCTACTACGGGATCCTGGCGGGCCTGCTGCCCAACCAGGAGGGCATCTCCTGGCAGGGACACCTGTTCGGCCTCGTCGGCGGCGTGGTGGCCGGCTGGGTGCTCCGCCGTAAGCGAGCGCTAAATATGTGA
- a CDS encoding crotonase/enoyl-CoA hydratase family protein — translation MSDEVLVEESGNVAIITINRPKARNAVNGAVARGIAGALDELDERPDISAYVLTGAGGTFSAGMDLKGFLTGDFPVVEGRGFGGVTEAPPKKPLVAAVEGYALAGGFELALACDVIVASSQATFGLPEPRRGLVAGAGGIMRLPRRIPYHVAMEIALTGEHYPASRLYELGLVNRITEPGAALEGALELARKIAANAPLALAATKKVIIESQDWSLEEMFAKQGAIVGPVFGSKDAMEGAAAFAEKRAPQWKGE, via the coding sequence GTGTCTGACGAAGTGCTCGTCGAGGAGTCCGGCAATGTCGCGATCATTACCATCAACCGGCCCAAGGCGCGCAACGCCGTCAATGGGGCGGTGGCGCGCGGGATCGCGGGCGCGCTGGACGAGCTCGATGAACGTCCCGACATTTCGGCATATGTCCTGACCGGCGCCGGGGGCACGTTCTCGGCGGGGATGGACCTGAAGGGCTTCCTGACCGGCGACTTCCCGGTGGTCGAGGGGCGCGGGTTCGGTGGGGTGACCGAGGCGCCGCCGAAGAAGCCGCTCGTGGCCGCCGTCGAAGGGTACGCGCTCGCGGGCGGGTTCGAGCTCGCGCTGGCCTGCGACGTCATCGTGGCCTCGTCGCAGGCCACGTTCGGGCTGCCCGAGCCCAGGCGCGGGCTGGTGGCCGGGGCGGGCGGCATCATGCGGCTGCCGCGGCGGATCCCGTACCACGTGGCTATGGAGATCGCGCTGACCGGCGAGCACTACCCGGCCTCCCGCCTGTACGAACTCGGCCTGGTCAACCGGATCACCGAGCCGGGGGCGGCCTTGGAGGGAGCGCTGGAGCTGGCGCGCAAGATCGCCGCCAACGCCCCGCTGGCGCTCGCCGCCACCAAGAAGGTGATCATCGAGTCCCAGGACTGGTCGCTGGAGGAGATGTTCGCCAAGCAAGGCGCGATCGTCGGTCCGGTGTTCGGCTCCAAGGACGCCATGGAGGGCGCCGCGGCCTTCGCCGAGAAGCGCGCGCCCCAGTGGAAGGGCGAATAG
- a CDS encoding SDR family NAD(P)-dependent oxidoreductase, whose translation MDVNGSAAIISGGASGLGEATARELARAGATVVVADLNEERGKSVADEIGGVFARTDVSDDEQVQAAVDAAVATGKPLRVVVNSAGIGWAERTVNRDGQPHNPATYRKVIEVNLIGTFNLMRIAAAAIAKTEPADADGQRGVVINTASVAALEGQTGQLAYSASKGGIVGMTVPAARDLSAIGVRVNTICPGIIDTPIYGFSSNAEEFKAKLVAPVVFPKRMGRADEFAHLVRSLIENDYMNAEVIRFDGGIRFQPK comes from the coding sequence ATGGACGTGAACGGATCTGCAGCAATCATTTCCGGCGGCGCCAGCGGCCTGGGCGAGGCCACCGCTCGCGAGCTGGCTCGCGCCGGCGCCACCGTGGTCGTCGCCGACCTCAACGAGGAGCGCGGCAAGAGCGTCGCCGACGAGATCGGCGGCGTCTTCGCCAGGACGGACGTGTCGGACGACGAGCAGGTGCAGGCGGCCGTGGACGCGGCCGTGGCCACCGGCAAGCCGCTGCGCGTGGTGGTCAACAGCGCCGGCATCGGCTGGGCGGAGCGTACCGTCAACCGCGACGGCCAGCCGCACAACCCGGCCACCTACCGCAAGGTCATCGAGGTCAACCTGATCGGCACGTTCAACCTCATGCGCATCGCGGCGGCCGCGATCGCCAAGACGGAGCCGGCCGACGCCGACGGGCAGCGCGGCGTGGTGATCAACACAGCGTCTGTGGCGGCCCTGGAGGGGCAGACCGGGCAGTTGGCGTACTCGGCCTCCAAGGGAGGCATCGTGGGCATGACGGTGCCCGCGGCCCGCGACCTGTCGGCCATCGGCGTCCGCGTGAACACGATCTGCCCCGGCATCATCGACACCCCGATCTACGGCTTCTCCTCCAACGCCGAGGAGTTCAAGGCCAAGCTGGTCGCGCCGGTGGTGTTCCCCAAGCGCATGGGACGGGCCGACGAGTTCGCGCACCTGGTGCGCAGCCTGATCGAGAACGACTACATGAACGCCGAGGTCATCCGCTTCGACGGCGGCATCCGCTTCCAGCCCAAGTGA
- a CDS encoding STAS domain-containing protein (This anti-anti-sigma factor, or anti-sigma factor antagonist, belongs to a family that includes characterized members SpoIIAA, RsbV, RsfA, and RsfB.), which yields MKLRLARHALGDAVVVAVEGELDLFTAPFLRDEVRDAIKQDGARLVLDLQQLSFMDSSGLSVLIEAWRLATGEGGGVSLAAPQAPVARILRTTGLDRRIKVYSDVDSAVGEI from the coding sequence ATGAAGCTGCGGCTTGCGCGACACGCCCTGGGAGACGCCGTGGTGGTGGCCGTTGAGGGCGAGCTCGACCTGTTCACCGCGCCGTTTCTCCGTGACGAGGTACGCGATGCCATCAAGCAGGACGGCGCCAGGCTCGTGCTCGACCTGCAGCAGCTGTCATTCATGGATTCCAGCGGGCTGTCGGTGCTGATCGAGGCCTGGCGGCTGGCGACCGGTGAGGGCGGCGGCGTGTCGCTGGCGGCGCCGCAGGCGCCCGTGGCACGCATCCTCCGCACCACGGGGCTGGACCGGCGGATCAAGGTCTACTCCGACGTGGACAGCGCCGTGGGTGAGATTTGA
- a CDS encoding energy-coupling factor ABC transporter ATP-binding protein produces the protein MNSLDVRQLAYAYPDGTQALYGVDLSIARGERVALLGPNGAGKTTLVMHLNGILTPGHGTVTVAGTPVRKDTLHEVRQRVGLVFQDPDDQLFMPTVRDDVAFGPANAGVRGEDLDRVVKGALERVGMLEAIDRPPHHLSFGQRRRVAVATVLAMEPEILVLDEPSSNLDPAARRELAEVLRSLDVTVLMVTHDLPYALELCERSLILSDGVIAADGPTRELLADTELLASHRLELPYGFAIPAV, from the coding sequence GTGAATTCTCTCGACGTCAGGCAGCTCGCCTACGCCTACCCCGACGGCACGCAGGCGTTGTACGGCGTGGACCTGTCGATCGCCCGCGGCGAGCGGGTGGCCCTGCTCGGCCCGAACGGCGCCGGCAAGACCACACTGGTCATGCACCTCAACGGGATCCTCACCCCAGGGCACGGCACTGTCACCGTGGCCGGCACCCCGGTGCGCAAGGACACGCTCCACGAGGTCAGGCAGCGGGTCGGCCTGGTCTTCCAGGACCCCGACGACCAGCTCTTCATGCCCACGGTCCGCGACGACGTGGCCTTCGGCCCGGCCAACGCGGGCGTGCGGGGCGAGGACCTGGATCGGGTCGTCAAGGGCGCGCTGGAGCGGGTCGGCATGCTGGAGGCCATCGACCGGCCGCCGCACCATCTGTCGTTCGGCCAGCGGCGCCGGGTGGCGGTCGCGACGGTGCTGGCCATGGAGCCGGAGATCCTGGTGCTGGACGAGCCCTCCTCCAACCTGGACCCGGCCGCCCGCAGGGAGCTGGCCGAGGTCCTGCGTTCCCTGGACGTGACGGTGCTCATGGTCACGCACGACCTGCCGTACGCGCTGGAGTTGTGCGAGCGCTCGCTCATCCTCTCCGACGGCGTGATCGCCGCCGACGGGCCCACCCGCGAGCTGCTGGCGGACACCGAGCTGCTGGCCTCACACCGCCTGGAGCTCCCGTACGGGTTCGCCATCCCCGCGGTGTGA
- the cbiQ gene encoding cobalt ECF transporter T component CbiQ: protein MGAGRHHQLYLPGGSVVHRLPPQCKLLAVFAFAVVVVATPRERFWAFAAYAVLLGVVAVAARVPATYIVRRMVIEVPFVLFAFLIPVIGLGERVAVLGLSLSVPGLWAAWNILAKATLGVAASILLAATTEPRVILIGAQRLRLPSLLVQIAMFMLRYMDVIMDEMRRMRVARESRGFEARNFRHIPVLARSAGALFIRSYERGERVHLAMLSRGYSGRMPIIHDMSASVPQWGTALALPAAALAVLGLGL, encoded by the coding sequence GTGGGCGCCGGGCGTCACCATCAGCTCTACCTGCCGGGCGGCTCGGTCGTGCACCGGCTGCCGCCGCAGTGCAAGCTGCTCGCGGTCTTCGCGTTCGCCGTCGTCGTGGTGGCCACGCCGCGCGAGCGGTTCTGGGCGTTCGCGGCCTACGCGGTGTTGCTCGGCGTCGTCGCGGTGGCGGCGCGGGTGCCGGCCACGTACATCGTGCGGCGCATGGTGATCGAGGTGCCCTTCGTGCTGTTCGCGTTCCTCATCCCGGTCATCGGGCTGGGGGAGCGGGTCGCCGTGCTGGGGCTCTCGCTGAGCGTGCCCGGCCTCTGGGCTGCCTGGAACATCCTGGCCAAGGCCACACTGGGGGTGGCCGCCTCGATCCTGCTGGCGGCCACCACGGAGCCGCGGGTCATCCTCATCGGGGCGCAGCGGCTGCGGCTGCCGAGCCTGCTCGTCCAGATCGCCATGTTCATGCTGCGGTACATGGATGTGATCATGGATGAGATGCGGCGGATGCGGGTGGCGCGGGAGTCCCGCGGGTTCGAAGCCCGAAATTTCCGGCACATCCCCGTGCTGGCGCGATCCGCCGGGGCGTTGTTCATTCGTTCGTACGAGCGGGGCGAGCGGGTGCATCTGGCGATGCTCAGCCGCGGATACTCCGGCCGCATGCCGATAATTCATGATATGTCGGCATCCGTCCCCCAATGGGGCACCGCTCTCGCTCTGCCCGCAGCGGCACTCGCAGTGTTGGGACTCGGCCTGTGA
- a CDS encoding energy-coupling factor ABC transporter permease, producing MHVPDGFFNAVTSLSAGVVAAAGVAVCLRGARRELDDRTAPMAGLVAAFVFAVQMLNFPVAAGTSGHLMGGALAAILVGPYTGVLCIAVVLLVQSVFFADGGLTALGVNITIMGLVGVLVGWAVFRLVSGLARGKGGITLAAFLSALISVPASAMVFTLLFWLGGTAPIEVSAVAAAMGGVHLLIGIGEGVITALTVGAVLAVRPDLVYGARGLAKPLVLRGADGTTTVGEPEPAPVRGAGRPFLLGGLGVTAVLAGVVSFFASSSPDGLESVAESKGFLGQATDHVFGGWALADYGEVGGIPVGVAGLVGVGLVLLVAGAVAYAARSRDKVKV from the coding sequence GTGCACGTACCCGATGGCTTCTTCAATGCGGTGACATCCCTGTCAGCCGGGGTGGTGGCGGCGGCCGGGGTCGCGGTGTGTCTCCGCGGGGCGCGGCGGGAGCTCGACGACCGGACCGCGCCCATGGCGGGGCTCGTGGCCGCCTTCGTGTTCGCCGTGCAGATGCTCAACTTCCCCGTCGCCGCGGGCACCAGCGGCCACCTGATGGGCGGGGCGCTGGCCGCGATACTCGTCGGGCCTTATACCGGCGTTCTGTGTATCGCCGTGGTCCTCCTCGTCCAGAGCGTGTTCTTCGCCGACGGCGGGCTGACCGCGCTGGGCGTCAACATCACGATCATGGGCCTCGTCGGCGTGCTGGTCGGCTGGGCGGTCTTCCGGCTGGTCAGCGGGCTGGCCAGGGGCAAGGGCGGGATCACGCTGGCGGCGTTCCTGTCCGCGCTGATCTCCGTGCCGGCCTCCGCGATGGTGTTCACGTTGCTGTTCTGGCTCGGCGGCACCGCGCCGATCGAGGTGTCGGCGGTGGCGGCCGCGATGGGCGGTGTGCACCTGCTGATCGGCATCGGCGAGGGAGTGATCACGGCGCTGACCGTCGGCGCGGTGCTCGCCGTGCGGCCCGACCTCGTGTACGGCGCCCGCGGCCTGGCCAAGCCGCTGGTCCTGCGCGGCGCCGACGGGACGACCACCGTGGGCGAGCCCGAGCCGGCCCCTGTCCGCGGCGCCGGCCGGCCGTTCCTGCTCGGCGGGCTCGGGGTGACGGCGGTGCTGGCCGGGGTGGTGTCGTTCTTCGCCTCCTCCTCGCCCGACGGGCTGGAGTCGGTGGCCGAGAGCAAGGGCTTCCTCGGCCAGGCCACGGACCACGTGTTCGGTGGGTGGGCGCTGGCCGACTACGGTGAGGTCGGCGGGATCCCCGTGGGCGTGGCCGGGCTCGTCGGCGTCGGGCTCGTGCTGCTGGTCGCCGGGGCGGTGGCGTACGCCGCAAGGAGTCGAGACAAGGTCAAGGTCTGA
- a CDS encoding glycosyltransferase family 2 protein: MPATGNDDAVDVSVVIPAQNCRDYLDRCLTSVLVQRVKKEIVVIDDGSTDGSADLLDLYAAYHKDSIRVVRIERGSGAGRPRNVGLEHATGRYVFFCDADDYLGQEALERMVAMGDRNGSDIVLGKIVGHGRRAPASMFQHNADRAELGDSAVYNSLCCFKLFRRDLLERHRIRFGEGMSIGEDILFTVHAYCHAGVISVVADYDCYHLVARPDGSSVMQQPSSRDPLAWLAMIREPIRLMARHIEPGPLRDHLLRRHFRLDAFAQLGAVFLESDDIRRKDIAREVAALCDEWYTPGVHERLGSIDRQRAGALDDIDRLVRLARIESATVRRRLTGLRWDGDRLVVTGAARLDGISRDDGVAVVLRSRYAPHSELVVPAQRKGGEFTARVEASRLDSGIWDLRVAVELEGVVRFGRLGAERDSGVTLPQPRLLGKRAVLPYFTRDNGNLSIDVGGHVVGVPGTARIIRTRWGLVRRLVVDGEIAVAGTTPAAAAIRRIVWRERQTGRELMEPVTALPGGGFTARPAVGKLAPGTWDAYLELDLGGPPARFRIEADAGAVAPPRRWWFAALLRSVRPYATSGKGRLSTVVRRLTPATLVKKIMS, translated from the coding sequence ATGCCGGCGACAGGCAATGACGATGCGGTGGACGTCAGCGTCGTCATCCCCGCGCAAAACTGCCGAGACTACCTCGACAGATGCCTCACGTCCGTGCTCGTGCAGCGGGTCAAGAAGGAGATCGTCGTCATCGACGACGGCTCCACGGACGGCAGCGCCGACCTGCTCGACCTCTACGCGGCCTACCACAAGGACAGCATCCGGGTGGTGCGCATCGAGCGCGGCAGCGGCGCGGGCCGCCCGCGCAACGTCGGCCTCGAGCACGCCACCGGGCGGTATGTGTTCTTCTGTGACGCCGACGACTACCTCGGGCAAGAGGCGCTGGAACGCATGGTCGCCATGGGCGACAGGAACGGCTCCGACATCGTCCTCGGCAAGATCGTGGGACACGGCAGGCGGGCGCCGGCGTCAATGTTCCAGCACAACGCCGACCGGGCGGAGCTCGGCGATAGCGCCGTCTACAACAGCCTGTGCTGTTTCAAGCTGTTCAGGAGGGACCTGCTCGAACGCCACCGCATCAGGTTCGGCGAGGGCATGAGCATCGGCGAGGACATCCTCTTCACGGTCCACGCCTACTGCCACGCCGGCGTGATCTCTGTGGTCGCCGACTACGACTGCTACCACCTCGTGGCAAGGCCCGACGGCAGCAGCGTCATGCAGCAGCCGAGCAGCAGGGACCCGCTCGCCTGGCTTGCCATGATCCGGGAGCCGATCCGGCTCATGGCCAGGCACATCGAGCCCGGCCCGCTCCGCGACCACCTGCTGCGCAGGCACTTCAGGCTGGACGCGTTCGCGCAGCTCGGGGCGGTGTTCCTGGAGAGCGACGACATTCGGCGCAAGGACATCGCGCGGGAGGTCGCCGCCCTCTGCGACGAGTGGTACACGCCGGGCGTGCACGAGCGGCTGGGCAGCATCGACCGGCAGCGGGCGGGCGCGCTGGACGACATCGACCGGCTCGTGCGCCTGGCCCGCATCGAGAGCGCCACCGTGCGGCGCAGGCTGACCGGGCTGCGCTGGGACGGCGACCGCCTGGTGGTGACGGGCGCCGCCCGGCTCGACGGCATCAGCAGGGACGACGGCGTGGCCGTGGTGCTGCGCTCCCGGTACGCCCCGCACTCCGAACTGGTCGTGCCCGCGCAGCGCAAGGGCGGCGAGTTCACCGCCCGCGTCGAGGCGAGCAGGCTCGACTCAGGCATCTGGGACCTGCGGGTGGCGGTCGAGCTCGAGGGCGTCGTGCGCTTCGGCAGGCTCGGCGCGGAGCGCGACAGCGGCGTCACCCTGCCGCAGCCGAGGCTGCTCGGCAAAAGAGCGGTCCTGCCCTACTTCACCAGGGACAACGGCAACCTGAGCATCGACGTCGGCGGGCATGTGGTCGGGGTGCCCGGCACGGCCAGGATCATCAGGACCAGGTGGGGGCTCGTGCGCCGGCTGGTGGTGGACGGCGAGATCGCCGTCGCCGGCACCACCCCGGCGGCCGCGGCGATCAGGCGGATCGTCTGGCGCGAGCGTCAGACGGGCCGCGAGCTGATGGAGCCCGTGACGGCGCTGCCCGGCGGCGGGTTCACGGCCAGGCCGGCGGTGGGCAAGCTCGCGCCCGGCACCTGGGACGCCTATCTGGAGCTCGATCTGGGCGGGCCGCCCGCGCGGTTCAGGATCGAGGCCGACGCCGGGGCGGTCGCGCCGCCGCGCCGGTGGTGGTTCGCCGCCCTGCTGCGGAGCGTGCGACCGTACGCGACGTCGGGGAAGGGGCGGCTGAGCACGGTCGTACGGCGGCTGACACCGGCGACTCTCGTGAAAAAGATCATGAGCTAA